A stretch of Besnoitia besnoiti strain Bb-Ger1 chromosome V, whole genome shotgun sequence DNA encodes these proteins:
- a CDS encoding hypothetical protein (encoded by transcript BESB_062500) → MGHPSADAPASLWAAAPAAPAAPAESGETSGGNVGGALRQNEAAGAAEREERGTGGGRSAPQTDSGDNPCSIEVNTLGRCAGEPSCSASPPSAGLSSSSLVSPPTSFSVSLSPDSPLPPVSPSSSPPASCLPSAAPSSSTVDESSLLRAASECSEEAGREESPGSSNACTTRWRNTQGAGRRPPTSSAESPFFSSHSPSELLPRLPDAGSPLTRQEHHASKGQADVSQGSSTESLPTEPRFSEAAHACAADLVHFMSRGGEEQGERVEGGDEKRAQGCNLADFRDSECEQIGAATKLAEGRESEAEDVSPSRALEGEEQAPAAPVASAGYESEGRDEDGSDSPPPSDSLFFSPSTGLSPPHVRSPREGHADERPMGADGGVEGRLASSSSGHVQEARARGAPSEATEGEGQLEDPLRSVAETAPCSYHVAAGVSRIEPNNVDCEQGAKERETSPLPDSRLTETSDSRRQKRAGRASQTDGRSESPRSSSNPEAKEHPRGHDTEATPPGAPEAAPQTVAAEGRAEEAEARAGGSDREGGGEEEETDEDEAEAGAGLGEPPRWTECDREGVASFFDVSSRAKDGIVDGGGSRLVSFLSRLWPSERTSQSLSFSASAEAARVARLPGPGPEDDGWRQPATAAEGEESRAVAASCPARGTADSSSSAAGTGSLAEAADSTVFEAQVPWRALTALRLLNRRLHREKCRAASRDLVELGSPLERPRDTGGEDEARPAASDEQDVSASDSVRATAFSASRSPSTPPQAPPSPPSQEPRLNISACASTAEQRRGIVGTSEGVLLVFDWFDSSHEAKDTEALLPSSCPRRLHSTDGRESSPPRGSEFLPLVTSPQFPRRRQRDPLPHSPVSALRRDPTGSPPWTSASPPDAGSPPCMFLLLGHAAEISAISPDVAGRHVASSAHDGRLLLHAVPSSPPAGSEAFSPSSPSRAAQARETASGVSSRSAATAAGSTRGSTRQEGAWRHTRTRPSFAAVSVGSSSASPTAFVAPTPAPAARPRSSLASEPPPQEGVRRMSVEGEGGRSQRTQRAGGSAPQSGSLPLHAMHQVTCAEDEQGGEQSSQEEGSPGACLMERCRQTGARLASGSASPTGSEVFLVSPLWSVVLPQPLLSVALHPFYGSAGDDSVELMHPRDSPRYLPNGDTLFGPSDTLGGRSPPPSNRGNFSKTAARTHRFSSLSALSSSSRPSAASRASVSASSPPCVSPARQAVIWGSADGRLVLHRRGFFYSSSSVIHAGEGPVVCVSWRRSLVAWATSLGVKVLDVDMQQKVTFVPKLTASAGPGLFEGEGRHEGDTGAAGGAPGAPGRGGKPAVGRKLAASGNETTRAEPCQLVWAADDVLCIAWSTLVRVVCIRSREMLDGSQSPEMETGAPLQQRLAAKAPHHGLHADAGDPGAPAARELGGGPAAHLGAGQGRQGLVGGRSGRIWARETGAAQLAVGGEASGSSSGGTGKTVVVKFAEVVLSLAFEWASPLCGLLVSPVGSSRIFDEPEEETIDGVEAQSLCSWAAVPREGETSADGVSQGGTGRAALPEGERRWTAACREESQGSGRILFAALALPPLRHQTTELSRRVSSSAAAGENHAEEPKSSESVRETLGASSRAALRVVLVDTDGEVVRREPLHLPLGDKDAWAPEQPAEPMNAGDEKALPPGGAFQSCEAEKEERYKALLNCSPPSDREGEEDGADGSPEQIGIQRIRYTRVANAFWLEGGLLTRDATMWIIRPRDDVDRALALLSVNRRRCPTWLAEVLRVAGRVSPSFRSAVCGRVIVEMLNAGRCLLAASLVPLLAADHGDATPDWIALILLFHSFAVLHLLVLFFPSPSGLPGSPRSPSVQAQPPASVYELVLTLLACCSPRALPGERGGRGASEARGEDGRGAPREEGAREQAKVNGAARPAPSSPSVHTRAPGSVVAYAAAFSFAVQQWRLPAAATLRVLNRLRCFVFCLQPIAERDLPAFTRARVAEENEKTGAPVSPSPPTCATDSRPLLALLSPYFEHSVPAEPCAANEGSRDSHALDSAQDDGTSSSPHAQRPSVDVASDAENAPESDSPRSSQARTPTWGNSGLPAESSEAIARLLNFPCTGLCRANRAPDAVEPCAACCAAVLFLAVTPSSASGEKPEESASSHETCRSADSAYLFSPQPRAPGDARREGLSLSRQEARRRRVCLLRASATLATQLLLLDVAFDSLLRLRSPEVLSFLASCAARAAQARAAALTQSRRQLTVSTAAGSPRPRSSRSSSALHSSLYGGSAGSRVSFVSPGGGPSAAGGVGSGLSGGGAVRWSPTDKGGSSASNGNAVQGDVDRAAFHEGGSFAAARLSAHSAVEDFSGADRVGARLGDLQGLRKASELLSGCHPIDETHADGEREREEEAATLAAEAALQKVPERAAELLRLNAVQTLQLLTYQCRSADLCLADVSPTRGDMKRQTSSLQDSSGIGHDGAERLARGVTAPEWRSSDESEASGHRAGSGDRTDYESGARGDLSEEGNTDDGALAFLYPVAEVVQALQRAATPFWLHAYLKEVFQVCPAATRRYYPLQLRLFLNFAPHLLLSFLRAADGGYDYNEALAVCRSGTRLAGEHEASHVALAAASPWDSPSPRLPPALLHCEAFLLGRLGRFAEAIQLTLEHLADIPAAVSLAWESADPRVWEMLVAAVVERPCFITELLTALEDHLAAFEAYSRDKGFSARSLDALDSSLVAGRMCESERLGNDGGPPDNVSGACGGGGAAWLQRGDRRLGASGGETISLSEQHAADGAGTGKVTGSSCLSEDSEVASPSETVEENGRSADFGSPLLSNEHALDRSSFEAASAPEAQLSSINAGTLRIAGAECEASEVSSIIRKASSILTFSSSESSRRGTLDGGAAEAAARAAAAVIAPLELLKRLPSHALRLVPRLERRLARLFEQRQLRDEFWGAAERCQEHDLRDLTVQLFRRRRRGVAVRPESLRQREVENDGGERRGDGRRRERRRTRQLLELVRDRLREFRGGEAEGEREEDGDAAGLSGDAGSICEAGDGGVDRLQWRNGRHSVNDASSRKAGSTWEPALSLSTKPNGPDTGMRRHSKGDKTRSAGRSSSDELEEDGEAAAAMAGQGRRETGAAEQTENSKRRRHQSLFRSFLFPGGGGGSSGRAAPAAGAAPRGARKSRSLFSGGLSARPAADSVEGQDDAHLDASGGCAQTSRDARDAAEDLGKRGEAPQSNQTAGDSCRSSARKGDEERTEARPTGNQETKKGVQWLYLEKEGAEPGKEVSVGQMRRAEKLLQHLYETREALGRAADASCAFAPPETRCVICTYSVGCPPGSRVEWRCASGVSPKGPLKAASPEAPGALPTAALPASFSSVFPLERAPEVSLSSGACFKGSAPDDAPGGEEKPTAAVVFFCGHTAHLECCIAAKECDPYWPTGASSRPLVSLGFRQLISATPHGVSARAPGAGPSPRRSRPWALGRGRQDGARDIDPWTNEVRRPDDPAREQEKVDALPSESIFACPVCQQTPLTSWTAAWSRCGERGERGFESEARCAHPLDLTAGLYHDDSALFAVELAAKRKAIGGSSLACARLTQQASRCDHREGGA, encoded by the exons ATGGGGCACCcgtccgcagacgcgcctgcgtccctctgggcggccgcgcccgctgcgcccgctgcgcccgccgagTCGGGTGAGACGAGCGGTGGTAACGTGGGCGGGGCGTTGAGGCAAAatgaggccgccggcgctgccgagcgagaggagcgaggcacgggaggagggcgctcggcgcctcagACCGACTCGGGTGACAATCCATGCTCCATAGAGGTAAACACGTTGGGCAGATGTGCAGGGGAACCCTCTTGCTCTGCTTCCCCTCCCTCTGCTGgcctctcctcgtcctccctTGTCTCTCCGCCCACGTCTTTTTCTGTCTCACTGTCTCCCGATTCCCCATTGCCTCCtgtctcgccctcgtcttctccgcctgcgtcttgTCTACCTTCTGCCGCACCTTCCTCGTCTACAGTGGATGAATCCAGTCTGCTGCGGGCTGCATCCGAATGTAGCGAAGAAGCCGGGAGGGAAGAATCTCCTGGCTCTTCAAACGCCTGCACGACGCGTTGGAGAAACACTCAAGGGGCTGGGAGACGTCCCCCTACCTCGTCTGCGGAGTCTCCCTTTTTTTCGTCTCATTCCCCCTCTGAATTGCTGCCCCGATTGCCTGATGCTGGTTCGCCTTTGACGCGGCAGGAGCACCACGCGAGTAAAGGACAGGCCGACGTCAGCCAGGGGAGCTCGACAGAATCGCTTCCCACGGAACCCCGTTTCAGCGAGGCCGCccacgcctgcgcagctgaTCTGGTTCATTTCATGAGTCGCGGTGGCGaagaacaaggagagcgagtCGAGGGTggcgacgagaagagagcCCAAGGGTGCAACTTGGCAGACTTCAGAGACTCCGAGTGCGAGCAAATCGGTGCCGCCACGAAATTggcagaaggcagagagagcgaggcagaagatGTGTCGCCTTCGAGAGCGCTTGAGGGGGAGGAGCAGGCTCCGGCTGCGCCGGTTGCGTCAGCGGGGTACGAAAGCGAGGGGAGGGACGAAGACGGATCAGATTCACCCCCTCCGTCTGATTCGTtgtttttctcgccttcAACAGGTTTGTCGCCGCCTCATGTGAGGAGCCCTCGAGAGGGACACGCCGACGAACGGCCAATGGGCGCCGACGGAGGCGTGGAGGGGAGGTTGGCGAGCAGCTCTTCAGGGCATGTGCAGGAGGCTcgggcacgcggcgcgccatCAGAGGCCACTGAGGGAGAGGGACAGCTGGAGGACCCGTTGCGTTCTGTGGCGGAGACAGCCCCATGCAGCTATCACGTTGCCGCCGGTGTATCACGGATAGAACCAAACAATGTCGACTGTGAGCAGGGGGCGAAGGAGCGAGAGACTTCTCCTCTTCCGGACAGCAGACTCACTGAGACCAGCGACAGTCGCAGGCAGAAGCGCGCGGGGAGAGCGTCGCAGACGGACGGCCGCTCAGAATCTCCGCGTTCGAGTTCAAATcccgaggcgaaggagcaTCCGAGAGGTCACGATACGGAAGCGACGCCACCCGGCGCGCCCGAAGCAGCCCCGCAGACAGTCGCGGCGGAAgggagggcggaggaggctgaggcgcgagcaggcggcagcgaccgcgaaggaggtggcgaggaagaagagacagatgaggacgaagcagaggcggGCGCTGGACTGGGCGAACCGCCTCGGTGGACGGAGTGTGACCGTGAAGGCGTCGCCTCGTTTTTCGACGTCTCTTCACGCGCAAAAGATGGCATCGTGGatggcggcggctcgcgtctcgtctccttcctttCTCGCCTGTGGCCGTCTGAGCGGACCTCGCAGTCGCTGTCGTTCTCGGCATCAGCAGAGGCGGCTCGCGTTGCGCGGCTGCCTGGTCCGGGACCGGAAGACGACGGCTGGCGTCAGCCCGCGACTGcggcagaaggagaagagagtcgtgccgtcgccgcgtcgtgtCCAGCGCGTGGGACGGCAgattcgtcgtcgtctgccgcaggcACAGGGAGCctcgcggaagcggcggacTCGACGGTTTTCGAGGCTCAAGTACCCTGGAGAGCGCTGACGGCGCTCCGCCTTCTCAACCGCCGCCTGCACCGAGAGAAATGCAgggcagcgagccgcgatCTTGTCGAGCTCGgctcgccgctggagcgACCGAGAGACACTgggggcgaggacgaagcgaggccggcggcctcAGACGAGCAAGACGTGAGTGCGAGTGACTCTGTGAGGGCGACGGCATTTTCTGCGAGTCGCTCTCCTAGCACACCGCCACAGGCACcaccctcgccgccgtctcagGAGCCTCGTCTGAATATCTCGGCTTGCGCGTCGACCGCAGAGCAACGCCGAGGCATTGTGGGGACTTCCGAAGGCGTGCTGCTCGTCTTCGACTGGTTCGACTCGTCTCACGAAGCGAAGGACACCGAGGCACTGTTGCCCTCGTCTTGTCCCCGTCGCCTGCACTCGACGGACGGCCGCGAaagctcgcctccgcgtggtTCAGAGTTCCTCCCGCTTGTCACAAGTCCCCAGTTtccgcgacgcagacagcgcgaCCCACTCCCGCATTCTCCAGTCTCCGCGTTGCGACGCGACCCCACAGGTTCGCCGCCGTGGACCTCCGCCTCACCGCCCGACGCCGGTTCGCCTCCGTGCATGTTTCTCCTGTTGGGGCATGCGGCGGAGATTTCCGCGATTTCGCCAGATGTGGCGGGGCGGCACGTGGCCTCCTCGGCCCACGACGGGCGCCTTCTCCTGCACGCAGTTCCGTCGTCCCCGCCTGCGGGCTCCGAGGCCTTTagcccgtcgtcgccgtcgcgagctgcgcaggcccGGGAAACTGCGTCGGGTGTCTCTTCGCGCAGCGCTGCAACCGCCGCAGGGAGCACCCGCGGCAGCACTCGACAGGAGGGCGCGTGGcggcacacacgcacgcggccGTCCTTCGCGGCCGTGTCCGTGgggtcgtcctccgcgtctcccacTGCCTTTGTGGCGCCGactcctgcgcctgccgccaggCCGCGGAGTTCGCTTGCGAGTGAACCGCCTCCTCAGGAGGGTGTGCGGCGGATGAgcgtcgagggcgaaggcggcagaagccagcggacgcagagggctGGCGGCTCAGCGCCACAAAGCGGCAGTTTGCCCCTGCACGCGATGCATCAAGTGACgtgcgcagaagacgaacaAGGCGGCGAGCAGTCTTCGCAGGAGGAGGGGAGCCCGGGGGCGTGTCTGATGGAGAGGTGCCGGCAGACTGGGGCCCGACTGgcaagcggcagcgcgtcccCTACGGGCTCGGAAGTTTTTCtcgtttctcctctctggtCAGTTGTCTTGCCTCAGCCGCTCCTCTCCGTGGCTCTGCATCCCTTCTACGGCAGCGCCGGAGATGACTCTGTGGAGCTGATGCATCCGCGAGACTCCCCGCGCTACCTGCCAAATGGCGATACGCTCTTCGGCCCTTCCGACACTCTTGGAggccgctctcctccgccgtcaaACCGAGGGAACTTCTCGAAAACCGCTGCACGGACTCAccgtttctcctcgctctctgcgctgtcTTCCTCGAGCCGCCCCAGCGCGGCCTCCCGCGCGAGtgtctcggcgtcttcccCGCCGTGTGTGTCTCCTGCGCGGCAGGCCGTCATCTGGGGCAGCGCAGACGGGAGGCTGGTGCTGCATCGGCGTGGATTCTTCTACTCATCCAGCAGTGTGATTCACGCAGGTGAAGGCCcggtcgtctgcgtctcctggcGCCGCTCCCTCGTCGCGTGGGCAACGTCTCTCGGCGTGAAAGTGCTTGACGTCGACATGCAGCAGAAGGTCACCTTCGTGCCCAAGTTGACTGCCTCCGCGGGACCCGGGCTtttcgagggcgagggcagaCACGAAGGGGACACAGGGGCCGCTGGGGGGGCGCCAGGGGCCCCGGGTCGCGGCGGAAAGCCAGCTGTGGGTCGGAagctcgccgccagcgggaACGAGACTACCCGGGCGGAGCCCTGCCAGCTCGTCTGGGCTGCGGACGACGTTCTGTGCATCGCGTGGTCCACGCTCgttcgcgtcgtctgcaTTCGTTCTCGAGAGATGCTGGACGGCTCACAGTCGCCGGAAATGGAGACTGGCGCCcctctccagcagcgcctggcggcgaaggccccACACCATGGgctgcacgcagacgcaggagacCCTggggcgccagccgcgcgggaGCTGGGCGGCGGACCGGCAGCTCACCTTGGGGCTGGGCAAGGTCGCCAAGGGCTGGTTGGCGGGCGTTCCGGCAGGATCTGGGCCCgggagacaggcgccgcccagctcgcggtgggcggcgaggcctccggCAGCTCGAGTGGGGGGACCGGAAAAACTGTTGTTGTGAAGTTCGCCGAGGTGGTTTTGTCCCTCGCCTTCGAGTGGGCGAGCCCTTTGTGTGGCCTGCTCGTGTCGCCCGTAGGCAGTTCGCGCATCTTTGACGAGCCTGAAGAGGAGACAATCGACGGAGTGGAGGCGCAGTCCCTGTGCAGCTGGGCGGCAGTCccaagagaaggagagacgagTGCGGACGGAGTAAGCCagggggggacggggagGGCGGCCCTGCCTGAGGGCGAGCGAAGGTGGACggcggcctgcagagaggaaagccagggcagcggccgcatTCTGtttgccgcgctcgcgcttcccCCTTTGCGCCACCAGACGACGGAGCTCTCAAGGAGGGTGAGCAGCTCAGCGGCCGCTGGCGAAAATCACGCAGAGGAGCCCAAGTCGAGCGAAAGCGTGCGGGAGACTCtgggcgcttcttcgcgcgccgctctacGCGTTGTTCTCGTTGACACAGACGGGGAGGTTGTCCGGCGTGAGCCTCTGCATCTGCCTCTGGGCGACAAAGACGCGTGGGCTCCCGAGCAGCCGGCAGAGCCAATGAACGCGGGAGATGAGAAGGCATTGCCGCCTGGCGGGGCGTTCCAGAGCTGCGAAGCGGAAAAAGAGGAACGATACAAGGCACTGCTCAACTGCAGTCCGCCgagcgacagagagggagaggaagatgGAGCTGATGGGTCGCCAGAGCAAATTGGCATTCAAAGGATTCGCTACACGCGTGTAGCGAACGCCTTTTGGCTGGAAGGCGGCCTACTGACCAGGGACGCGACGATGTGGATA ATTCGGCCGCGTGACGATGTAGACCGAGCGCTGGCGCTCCTGTCGGTGAACCGCCGTCGATGCCCGACCTGGTTGGCGGAGgtcctgcgcgtcgcaggGCGCGTTTCTCCAAGCTTTCGGTCGGCCGTGTGCGGACGCGTCATCGTGGAGATGCTCAACGCgggccgctgtctcctggcggcctcgctcgtcCCTCTTCTGGCAGCGGACCACGGTGACGCGACACCAGACTGGATCGCCCTCATTCTCCTCTTCCATTCGTTTGCTGTACTGCACCTCCTCGTCCTGTTTTTTCCCTCGCCGTCTGGGCTTCCGGGTagcccgcggtcgccgtctgTGCAGGCTCAgccgccggcctccgtcTACGAGCTTGTTCTCactctcctcgcctgctgTTCGCCGCGTGCCCTCCCTGGagagcgcggagggcggggagcctctgaggcgcgaggagaggacggacgcggcgcgccgagagaagaaggcgcgagggagcAGGCTAAGGTCaacggcgctgcgcgcccggcgccgtcCTCACCCTCCGTACACACGCGCGCCCCCGGCTCCGTCGTGGCCTATGCAGCGGCCTTTAGCTTCGCAGTTCAGCAGTGGCGGCtgccagcagccgccaccCTGCGAGTTCTCAACCGTCTGCGATGCTTCGTCTTTTGCCTCCAGCCGATCGCCGAACGCGATTTACCTGCATTCACGCGCGCCAGGGTAGCGGAGGAGAACGAGAAGACCGGCGCGCCCGTttcgccctctccccccaCCTGCGCGACGGACAGTCGTccccttctcgcgctgctttCTCCGTACTTCGAACATTCGGTTCCTGCAGAGCCCTGCGCAGCAAACGAAGGCTCGCGGGATTCGCACGCACTTGACAGTGCGCAGGATGACGGTACCTCGAGCTCCCCCcatgcgcagaggccgagtGTAGACGTCGCGTCGGATGCTGAGAATGCGCCTGAAAGCGACTCGCCGCGGTCATCACAGGCGCGAACGCCTACTTGGGGAAATAGCGGACTCCCAGCTGAATCATCGGAAGCAATCGCGCGGCTACTGAACTTCCCCTGCACAGGGCTGTGTAGAGCGAATCGCGCGCCGGACGCTGTGGAGCCTTGTGCCGCTTGTTGCGCGgccgtcctcttcctcgctgtcaccccgtcttctgcgtctggaGAAAAACCAGAGGAAAGCGCATCGTCTCACGAGACATGCCGGTCTGCTGATTCTGCGTATCTCTTTTCTccacagccgcgcgcgcctggggacgcgcgccgagaaggccTCAGTCTCTCCCGGCAGGAGgccaggcggaggcgtgtgtgtctgctgcgGGCCTCGGCAACTCTGGCGACCCAGCTGCTGCTTTTGGACGTCGCCTTCgactcgctgctgcgcctccgctcgcccgAGGTTTTGTCGTTtctggcgagctgcgccgcccgagccgcgcaggctagggccgccgcgctgacgcagagccgcagaCAGCTCACTGtctcgacggcggcggggagtccgcgcccgcggagcagCAGGTCGAGCAGCGCCCTCCACAGCAGCCTCTACGGAGGCTCTGCGGGCAGTCGTGTCTCCTTCGTGTCTCCGGGGGGCGGAccgtccgcggcgggcggcgtggGGTCCGGGCTCAGCGGGGGGGGTGCCGTTCGCTGGAGCCCGACAGACAAAGGTggctcctccgccagcaACGGCAACGCGGTTCAGGGAGACGTCGACCGAGCGGCATTCCACGAGGGAGGTTCATTTGCCGCGgcccgtctctctgcgcattCTGCAGTGGAGGATTTTTCCGGGGCCGACAgggtcggcgcgcgcctcggcgaccTTCAGGGGCTGCGGAAAGCAAGCGAATTGCTCTCCGGATGCCATCCTATCGACGAGACGCATGCGGACGGCGAACgtgagcgagaagaagaggctgcgacgctcgcggcagaggcggcgcttcAGAAAGTCCCTGAGAGGGCCGCAGAACTTCTCAGATTGAACGCGGTGCAAACGCTCCAGTTGCTGACCTATCAATGCCGAAGCGCGGATCTCTGTCTCGCGGATGTGTCACCGACTCGCGGCGACATGAAGAGACAGACATCCTCGCTGCAGGACTCTTCCGGAATCGGTCATGATGGGGCGGAGAGGCTCGCACGCGGAGTCACCGCCCCTGAGTGGCGCAGCAGTGACGAAAGTGAGGCAAGCGGACATCGCGCGGGCTCTGGCGACCGCACAGACTACGAGTCAGGTGCGAGGGGAGATTTGTCTGAAGAAGGGAACACCGACGACGGTGCGCTGGCCTTCCTCTATCCCGTCGCTGAGGTTGTGCAGGCTCTCCAACGCGCCGCCACTCCATTCTGGCTCCACGCCTACCTCAAGGAGGTCTTCCAGGTTTGCCCTGCAGCGACAAGGCGCTACTACCCTCTTCAG CTTCGTCTCTTCTTGAATTTCGCGCCGCACCTCCTGCTGTCTTTTCTGCGAGCTGCTGACGGAGGATATGATTACAACGAAGCGTTGGCAGTCTGCCGAAGTGGGACGCGTCTCGCAGGCGAGCACGAGGCGTCGCACGTCGCTCTggctgccgcttcgccgtGGGATtccccttcgccgcggctgccgccagcgctgTTGCACTGCGAGGCCTTCTTGCTGGGGCGTTTGGGCCGCTTCGCCGAGGCGATTCAGCTGACGCTTGAGCACCTGGCGGACATTCCCGCCGCCGTGTCCCTCGCCTGGGAGAGCGCAGACCCGCGCGTCTGGGAGATGCTGGTGGCGGCAGTCGTCGAGCGGCCCTGCTTCATCACGGAGCTGCTGACGGCGCTGGAAGACCATCTGGCTGCGTTCGAGGCGTATTCACGGGACAAGGGGTTCTCAGCGCGGAGTCTCGATGCGCTGGACTCCTCCCTCGTGGCAGGGCGAATGTGCGAATCAGAAAGGCTCGGCAATGATGGCGGTCCTCCAGACAACGTGAGCGGTGcctgtggcggcggcggcgcggcctggcTCCAGCGGGGCGACAGGAGACTGGGCGCGAGTGGGGGCGAGACGATCTCCTTGAGCGAGCAACACGCGGCTGACGGAGCTGGCACGGGAAAAGTCACGGGCAGCTCGTGTCTTTCGGAAGATTCCGAAGTGGCGAGTCCTTCGGAGACTGTCGAGGAAAACGGTCGCTCAGCGGATTTCGGGTCCCCTCTTCTGTCGAACGAACACGCGTTGGATCGCTCGTCTTTCGAggctgcgtccgcgcctgaggcgcaACTGAGTAGTATAAATGCAGGTACGCTGAGGATCGCTGGAGCTGAGTGCGAGGCGTCGGAGGTGAGCTCGATCATCCGGAAGGCATCGTCCATCTTGACGTTCTCCTCGTCAGAGAGCTCCCGGCGGGGGACGCTGgacggcggggcggccgaggccgctgcgcgagcggcggcggcggtgatTGCGCCGCTGGAGCTTCTGAAGCGACTCCcgtcgcatgcgctgcgcctgGTGCCGAGGCTCGAGCGGCGCCTGGCTCGTCTCTTCGAGCAGAGGCAACTCCGGGACGAATTCTGGGGCGCTGCTGAGCGATGTCAAGAGCACGACCTGCGCGACTTGACTGTTCAGCTGtttcgccgcagacggcgaggagttGCCGTTCGCCCGGAGAGCttgcggcagagagaggtgGAGAACGACGgtggcgagcgccgcggcgacggacgCAGAAGGGAACGGCGAAGGACTCGGCAGCTTCTCGAATTAGTTCGCGATAGACTCAGAGAGttcagaggaggagaggccgaaggcgagagggaggaggacggcgacgccgctggcctcagcggagacgccggcagcaTCTGTGAAGCTGGGGACGGCGGTGTAGACCGGCTGCAGTGGAGAAACGGGCGGCATAGTGTCAACGATGCTTCCAGCAGGAAAGCAGGTTCCACGTGGGAGCCTGCGCTTAGTCTTTCGACCAAACCCAACGGCCCAGACACCGGCATGCGGAGACACTCTAAAGGGGACAAGACGAGGAGCGCCGGACGGTCATCGTCTGACGAGCtggaagaagacggagaagccgcggcggcgatggCAGGCCAGGGGCGACGAGAGACTGGCGCAGCTGAACAGACGGAAAACAGTAAACGACGCCGGCACCAGAGTCTGTTTCGCTCATTTCTCTTcccaggaggcggcggcggatcgagcggccgcgcggcgcccgcggcgggggccgcgcCCCGCGGGGCCCGCAAGTCTCGCAGTCTCTTTTCGGGGGGGCTatccgcgcggcctgcggcggactCGGTCGAAGGGCAAGACGACGCGCATTTAGATGCctctggcggctgcgcgcagaCATCTAGAGACGCACGAGACGCTGCGGAAGACCTGGGTAAGagaggggaggcgccgcaaTCGAACCAGACAGCTGGCGACAGCTGCCGGTCGTCGGCGAGGAAAGGTGACGAGGAGAGAACCGAGGCGAGGCCTACTGGAAAccaggagacgaagaaaggcgTCCAGTGGCTCTACctggagaaggaaggcgcggagccAGGGAAGGAGGTGTCTGTGGGTCAGATGCGACGGGCGGAGAAACTGCTGCAGCACCTCTACGAGACGCGGGAGGCCCTGGGACGAGCCGCAGATGCAAGCTGTGCattcgcgccgccggaaacCCGCTGCGTGATCTGTACCTACTCTGTGGGGTGCCCGCCTGGCTCGCGCGTCGagtggcgctgcgcgtctggtGTCTCCCCAAAAGGCCCGTTGAAGGCGGCTTCGCCAGAGGCGCCCGGGGCTCTCCCTACTGCGGCCTTACCGGCTTCTTTCTCTAGTGTGTTCCCTTTGGAGAGGGCACCGGaggtctccctctcctcggGCGCATGCTTCAAAGGCTCCGCGCCGGACGACGCTCCGGGTGGTGAGGAGAAACCTACAGCAGCGGTTGTGTTTTTCTGCGGCCATACAGCGCATCTGGAGTGCTGCATCGCAGCGAAAGAATGCGATCCTTACTGGCCAACGGGCGCGAGCTCGAGGCCTCTTGTCTCCCTTGGGTTTCGCCAGCTGatctccgcgacgccccacggtgtctccgcgcgggcgccgggtGCGGgcccgtctccgcgccgcagccgcccgtGGGCGCTTGGGCGCGGTCGCCAGGACGGAGCCAGAGACATCGACCCCTGGACAAACGAGGTGCGACGGCCGGATGACCCAGCGCGAGAACAAGAGAAAGTGGATGCCCTTCCCAGCGAAAGTATTTTCGCTTGCCCCGTCTGCCAGCAGACGCCTCTGACGTCGTGGACGGCTGCGTGgagtcgctgcggcgagcgaggtgAACGAGGCTTCGAGAGCGAGGCCCGATGCGCGCATCCGCTTGATCTGACCGCCGGCTTATATCACGACGATTCCGCGCTCTTCGCAGTCGAGTTAGCTGCCAAACGGAAAGCAATTGGCGGTTCgtccctcgcctgcgctcgtCTCACGCAGCAAGCGTCACGGTGTGACCACAGAGAGGGCGGAGCCTAG